ATCCGTTATGAGCCTTTCTCTTCTGGCCGGATGCGGCGGGCAGGAGACGGAAGAAGCCGGAGAAGGCGGCGAGGGAGAAGGTGGCGGAAAGATCACCTTTATGGCTCCTGACTGGGCGATCCCCACAGAGGATCAGCTTGCAGCCTTCACAGAGGAGACAGGGATTGAGGTAGAGTGCTCCGAAGTGGGCTGGGATGATATCCGGGAGAAGATCGCCACAGCGGCGTCCGCCAACGAGTGCGCGGCTGACGTGGTGGAAGTAGACTGGTCCTGGGTAGGTGAGTTCTATGCGGCAGACTGGCTGGAGCCACTGGAAGTGTCTGAGGAAGACAAGGCGGACATGCCTACCATCGAGACATTTACCGTGGACGACCAGGTGCTTGCTATGCCTTACGCCAATGACTACCGTCTGTCTTACTACAACACAGAGCAGTTCGCGGCGGCAGGGATCACCGAGGAGCCCCAGACCTGGGACGATGTGCTGGAAGCATGCCGGGCCCTGAAGGAAACTGGAACGGTAGAGCATCCTTTCGCCATCGCGCTGAACGCAGAGGAGAAGACCTCCACCTGCCTGATGTGGCTGGCATACACCATGAACGGCGTGGTATGGAACGAGGACGGCACCTTTAACGAGGAATCTGTAATGGAGGCCCTGACCTATCTGGAGACCCTCATCCATGAGGAACTGGTTGCTCCGGAGGATAAGACTTCATCAGGAATGGACGCTTATATGCGGATCTGCGGAGGCACTGCTTCCTTCCTGACAGGCCCGACATCCTTCGTGTCCAGGATCCAGGACGAGGAGCTGTGCAGCGTTGTGGGACAGATCGTGCCTATCATGACGCCGGGTAAAGACGGAAAAGCCCAGCAGACCATGCCCCTTCCGGAAGCGATTGGCGTGAGCAGCCTGTCTGAGAACAAAGAGGCGGCCAAGACATTTGTAGAGTGGTATACTTCTGCGGACATGCAGAAGCAGCTCAATGAGACCAACAGCGCGATCCCAACCAGGAACTCTGTGCTGGAGGAGCTGATCGATGAGGGAACCATCAAGAATTCCGGCGCTATGCTGGAGGAGGCGAAGATCGTTTCTTCTCCGTTCCCCAACGGGATCCCGTCCTACTATGCAGAGATGTCAAGTGCAATGTACAACGCTATCAATAAGATGGCCCTTGGCGAGCTGAACGCCGAGGAGGCTTACGCAGAGATGTCTGAGGCTCTCAATGGCCTGATCAGTGAAGAATAGGAAAGACCGATGAAGAAAAAAGTAGTTCCTTACCTTTTACTTGCACCCATGATACTTATCATGGGTGCGTTAGTATTTTACCCGGTGGCGGCCACATTTTCCTACAGCCTTAAGAAATGGAAGCTGACCCAGCCCGGGGATATCCGTGTGATCGGATTCAAGAATTATGTGGACATCCTTACCTCCGATTCCTTCTGGTACAGCCTGCAGAATACGCTGGTGATCCTGGCGGTAGTGGTGGCGCTCACCACGGCGGTGGGATTCCTGGTATCTTCATTCTTAAATATCCAGGTGCGTCTCTCCGGGGTATTACTGGCGCTGGCGGTGCTTCCGTGGGCGCTGCCTCCTTTTGTAAACGGGATCCTGTGGAAGTTCGTCTTCTATTCAGGCTATGGTTTTTTGAATAAGCTGCTGGTGGGACTGGGGCTTTTCGATCAGCCGGTGGAATTTTTGACCAGCCGGTGGAGCCTCCTTCTGGTGGTCTCGGTGGTGGTGGTGTGGCGCAGCGTGCCCTTTATGGCGCTGGTGTGC
This window of the Massilistercora timonensis genome carries:
- a CDS encoding extracellular solute-binding protein, with translation MKKRLLSALLVSVMSLSLLAGCGGQETEEAGEGGEGEGGGKITFMAPDWAIPTEDQLAAFTEETGIEVECSEVGWDDIREKIATAASANECAADVVEVDWSWVGEFYAADWLEPLEVSEEDKADMPTIETFTVDDQVLAMPYANDYRLSYYNTEQFAAAGITEEPQTWDDVLEACRALKETGTVEHPFAIALNAEEKTSTCLMWLAYTMNGVVWNEDGTFNEESVMEALTYLETLIHEELVAPEDKTSSGMDAYMRICGGTASFLTGPTSFVSRIQDEELCSVVGQIVPIMTPGKDGKAQQTMPLPEAIGVSSLSENKEAAKTFVEWYTSADMQKQLNETNSAIPTRNSVLEELIDEGTIKNSGAMLEEAKIVSSPFPNGIPSYYAEMSSAMYNAINKMALGELNAEEAYAEMSEALNGLISEE
- a CDS encoding sugar ABC transporter permease is translated as MKKKVVPYLLLAPMILIMGALVFYPVAATFSYSLKKWKLTQPGDIRVIGFKNYVDILTSDSFWYSLQNTLVILAVVVALTTAVGFLVSSFLNIQVRLSGVLLALAVLPWALPPFVNGILWKFVFYSGYGFLNKLLVGLGLFDQPVEFLTSRWSLLLVVSVVVVWRSVPFMALVCLAGRQSIPVDFYEAARIDGGGSFQIFRRITLPLMLPFVGVGVTSASVTAINVFDEIVALSGYSDLGKNILMESYLTTFTFLDFGKGAAVTYIVLFFALILGIFYLRSLAKEVSYQ